Proteins found in one Streptococcus iniae genomic segment:
- a CDS encoding YvcK family protein, giving the protein MRRPKITVIGGGTGIPVILKSLRTEEVDITAVVTVADDGGSSGELRNAMQLAPPGDLRNVLLAMSDMPRFYEKVFQYRFNENDGALAGHPLGNLIIAGISEMQGSTYNAIQILTKFFHITGKIYPSSEHALTLHAVFQDGHEVIGESSIADYSGMIDHVYVSNTYNDQKPKASRKVVDTILESDMIVLGPGSLFTSILPNLVIPEINEALQQTKAEVVYICNIMTQYGETEHFSDADHLSVLNKYLGKDVVDTVLVNIEKVPQSYMDSNKFDEYLIQVEHQFEALSKEAKRVISSNFLRLENGGAFHDGNLVVEELMNLVRERHL; this is encoded by the coding sequence ATGAGAAGACCCAAAATAACTGTTATAGGGGGAGGCACTGGTATCCCTGTTATTTTAAAGAGTTTACGAACAGAAGAAGTTGATATTACAGCAGTTGTAACTGTTGCTGATGATGGAGGTTCATCTGGTGAACTCCGTAATGCCATGCAATTAGCACCGCCAGGTGATTTACGTAATGTCTTATTAGCCATGAGTGACATGCCTCGTTTTTATGAAAAAGTATTTCAATACCGTTTTAATGAAAATGATGGCGCCTTGGCAGGTCATCCCTTAGGGAATTTAATTATTGCTGGTATTTCTGAAATGCAAGGTTCAACTTATAATGCTATCCAGATTTTAACCAAGTTTTTCCATATTACAGGTAAAATTTACCCCTCAAGTGAGCATGCTTTAACACTTCATGCTGTTTTTCAAGATGGCCATGAAGTGATTGGTGAGAGTTCAATTGCTGATTATTCTGGGATGATTGACCATGTTTATGTGTCAAATACCTATAATGATCAAAAACCAAAGGCTAGTCGAAAAGTGGTCGATACAATTTTAGAGAGTGACATGATTGTGCTTGGTCCAGGCTCTTTATTTACCTCCATTTTACCTAATTTGGTTATACCAGAAATTAATGAGGCACTACAACAAACCAAAGCAGAAGTGGTTTATATTTGTAATATCATGACCCAGTACGGCGAGACAGAGCATTTCTCAGATGCAGACCACTTATCTGTTTTGAACAAATATTTAGGAAAAGATGTTGTTGATACTGTATTAGTCAATATTGAAAAAGTTCCCCAATCTTACATGGATTCTAATAAGTTTGATGAATATTTAATTCAGGTAGAACACCAATTTGAAGCCCTAAGCAAAGAAGCTAAACGTGTCATTTCTTCTAATTTTTTACGCTTGGAAAACGGTGGCGCTTTCCATGATGGGAATTTGGTTGTTGAAGAATTAATGAATTTAGTTAGGGAAAGGCATCTATGA
- the rapZ gene encoding RNase adapter RapZ: MTDNKIELVIVTGMSGAGKTVAIQSFEDLGYFTIDNMPPTLAPKFIEIIENSSDYKRVALVVDMRSRLFFNEINHILDDIESNGHIDLRILFLDATDNELVSRYKETRRSHPLAADGRVLDGIKLERELLAPLKNMSQNVVDTSDLTPRQLCQTISEQFSSESNTVSFRVEVMSFGFKYGIPLDADLVFDVRFLPNPYYLPELRHKTGLDQDVYDYVMTHQESEDFNKHLQDLLLPILPAYQKEGKSLLTIAIGCTGGQHRSVAFAHRLAESIKHNNWPVNESHRDKNKRKETVNRS; the protein is encoded by the coding sequence GTTACAGGAATGAGTGGAGCAGGAAAAACAGTGGCTATTCAATCTTTTGAAGATTTAGGGTATTTTACCATTGATAATATGCCACCAACACTGGCTCCTAAATTTATTGAAATCATTGAAAACAGTAGTGATTACAAGCGTGTGGCTCTGGTTGTGGACATGCGTAGTCGCCTCTTCTTTAATGAAATTAATCACATCTTAGATGATATCGAAAGCAATGGGCATATTGACTTGAGAATTCTTTTTTTAGACGCTACAGATAATGAGTTGGTTTCAAGGTACAAAGAAACACGCCGCAGTCACCCCTTAGCTGCAGATGGTCGCGTCTTGGATGGTATAAAATTAGAGAGAGAACTTTTGGCACCGTTGAAAAATATGAGTCAAAATGTTGTGGATACTAGTGACTTGACACCTAGACAATTGTGTCAAACCATTTCAGAGCAATTCTCTAGCGAGTCCAATACCGTGTCATTTCGTGTTGAAGTGATGAGTTTTGGATTTAAATATGGTATTCCTTTAGATGCAGATTTGGTTTTTGATGTGCGCTTTTTACCAAATCCCTATTACTTGCCTGAGTTGCGTCATAAGACTGGTTTAGATCAGGATGTCTATGATTATGTTATGACCCATCAAGAATCAGAAGACTTTAATAAGCATTTGCAAGACTTGCTCTTACCAATTCTTCCTGCTTATCAAAAAGAAGGAAAGTCTTTACTAACCATTGCAATTGGATGCACAGGAGGTCAGCACCGTAGTGTTGCCTTTGCTCACCGTTTGGCTGAAAGTATTAAACATAACAATTGGCCAGTCAATGAAAGTCATCGTGATAAAAATAAACGTAAGGAAACTGTAAATAGATCATGA
- the whiA gene encoding DNA-binding protein WhiA: MSFTTKVKEELINTSSNDKRELSAIIKLSGSLSLKQSGLTLAITTENAKIARYIYSLIERNYDIVPEISYHQKTNLKKNRVYSVLIDESVDNVLSDLKLADSFFGIETGIEKEILSDDDAGRAYLKGAFLATGTVKDPESGKYQLEIYSVYLDHAQDLAELLHKFMLDAKTIEHKSGAVTYLQKAEDIMDFMIIIGAMECKEAFEEVKLLREARNDINRANNAETANIARTINASMKTINNIIKIMETIGLDTLPFELQQIAQIRIKHPDYSIQEIADSLDFPISKSGVNHRLRKLNKIAEDIQ; encoded by the coding sequence ATGAGTTTTACCACAAAAGTTAAAGAAGAGTTGATTAATACCTCCAGTAATGACAAGAGGGAATTGTCTGCTATCATTAAACTATCTGGAAGTCTTAGTCTAAAACAGAGCGGGTTAACCCTAGCTATCACAACTGAAAATGCCAAAATTGCTAGATACATTTATTCATTGATTGAACGCAATTACGACATTGTTCCAGAAATCAGTTACCATCAAAAAACCAACCTCAAAAAAAACCGGGTCTATTCTGTTTTGATTGATGAGTCTGTTGATAATGTTTTGTCAGACTTGAAATTAGCTGATTCCTTCTTTGGTATTGAAACAGGTATTGAAAAAGAAATACTAAGTGATGATGACGCTGGTCGTGCTTATTTAAAAGGAGCATTTTTAGCAACTGGAACAGTCAAAGATCCAGAATCGGGTAAGTATCAGTTAGAAATTTATTCAGTCTATTTGGACCATGCTCAAGACCTGGCAGAATTGCTCCATAAATTTATGCTGGACGCCAAAACCATTGAACATAAAAGTGGCGCAGTGACTTATCTTCAAAAAGCAGAAGACATCATGGATTTTATGATTATCATTGGTGCAATGGAATGTAAAGAAGCTTTTGAAGAAGTTAAATTACTCAGAGAAGCTAGAAATGACATTAATCGTGCCAACAATGCTGAGACAGCTAACATTGCTAGAACAATTAATGCTAGCATGAAAACCATCAATAATATTATTAAGATTATGGAGACTATTGGATTAGACACTTTACCTTTTGAACTTCAGCAAATTGCTCAAATTCGAATTAAACATCCGGATTATTCTATTCAAGAAATTGCTGATAGTCTGGATTTTCCAATTTCAAAGAGTGGTGTTAATCACAGGTTGCGTAAACTTAATAAGATAGCTGAAGATATTCAATAA